gatttaaaagtgtatattTATATTATGTAGATCTACACATTCGTATTTATACACACACATAGCCATATTCATATTTATTAGTAACTTATCATTCTTCTTTGACCAATTTTTCATTTTAagttattttcaaatatatttatatatattgtaaGCAAAAAATTACACAAAACCATGTAAAGTCAGACACATTCACAACAAGGtcatcaaaagaaataaaataaactaaagcAGATCAAACCAATTTTACTCCATTCAACGAAGGCTTCACTTCTCCTTCTTTCTTCTCTAATTATGCTGGTATGTTGGATCAATCCATTATGCATTCAAACGAAGCAAGGGAAAAAGAGTGATAGGCAAGAATACttgaagatatgaaaatgaaagaaaaagtATGAGAATAATCACATATGTAAAGTGTTTGAAGTTGTTTAATAAGAGGAAAATGACTCGAATTTACAAAGGAAGAAGATCACTATGGATGGTTGTGATCAAAAAATGATCAACGGTTCATGTTAGTTAGAAAGAAGAGTTAAGTGGAGGTAAATGGGAAACCTTCGTTTTCGAACAAAAAGCAGAAAGAGaagattttatttttaaacaaaaagaaaaaaagagaagctTTCATAAATGAAAAGCGAAGTGAGGTTCTTTTTGGAAGGTGGAAGAGTTAAGTGAAGAAaggaaatgaggtggaaattaataattataatttttttatttttcctcatttccaaattagccaattaaatatataaattatttaattgtgaACTTAGGACAAGAGgagtaaatgaataaattcatttaccTAGGAAGAAATGTTAATAAAGATGACATGAATGAAATAAAGAAATTGATGAAATAATTATAGGAATCCAACCCCAATATTGAATTAGGCCCAAATTATGACTGAAATAAAATGACTAAGCAACATTGACAAAATTGATGACAATTGACAAGGAAAAATGATAAAAAGGACCATAATCCAAAGGCGTTTTGATAAAACAAGGAAattgataatgatgataatgaCGCGATGATTGAATGCAATAAAGGAAAATGAGATGTCAAAATGATTAATAGGCAAATGAGATGTGAAAATGATTAATTCTGACATTacaattgatttaaattgataatgttgattgacaAATGACTAATGGAAATTCATTAAAGATAATCGgaaatgatttgataaaaatattgaagagattgataattaatgactgattaattatgAATAAAGGTcgattttgttggaatccaagaacactgagatggggggtggtgaatcagtgttctaccggtaatgtTAGTGttgaacttattccttattaaccggttaacagtaaataaaagtagaatgcatacacaaaataacacaatgaaaggaaacaccataacaccaagatttatacgtggaaaaccctacaaagggaaaaaccatggtggggccaatacccacaatatctatatacttgatcaaggtatacaaatattataaagagggtctacacatgtagaaaggccaaccgcctagagctctcTGCTCAAACACAAAACATAGGAAGACTCACTAACTTACAGAACACTtacaagtgtttacaaatgaaaatgaacttatacatagaatataaccattttggatAAGTTTTGGTAAACACTCTGATATCCTTCTCTATATACTGGTTGTCTGATACTCTATTCTGCTACTGGTTaagttgtgcatgtgaaactgcacacagtCGCTACCAATCTCATACCAAAACTCACTAAAATATTCGCAATCAAAAGCGCGCATACCATATAACAAATATTTGATCTATTGCTGaagtgatcttcttaaatatccttctaacttaaccatgtcaGCTTTaacaagaaatataaacaagtCGGCTGCTAGAACATaataaaaatcaaacataaattcaatgaccatgtcagccatcacacgttaccaccaaaatccatgaagacataatcgagaccaaaatatttccttagcTGGGTCTTATCCATTACTGGGTTCCATATACATGTTACCGGGATCTAGACATGTTACCGAGATCAGGACTTAGCCGGGTATGAGTGAATGCCAATGCcggtgtaaagcaatgtgaataccaataccgGTTAAGTGCAATATGTGCCGGTTAACCAAACCATAAAACCATTTACTCtaagatgatgagttgccatcaatgacaacccataaagCCATGAACCTTATCAgatgagtgtcagttgccaacaaaTTTAGgactaaatgatcaaatgataaaaCCGCCAATCATGATGATTTAGGGCCAAGTatgattgaatagttttgttagggTTGGAACATAATCATATAGAGTAGGAAGAGTGACCCAATGTCCACATaggatgaaaatcaaatgtgacatagaagacatgttaaaattAAGGTTTAGTGACATAGGCATAAACCAATTTTtagtgtgtgtgtgtctatatatatatatatatatatatatatatatcaaaggtTGTAGTATTGCTACCTATAATaatgaataataaaaaaatgaagaatttaccaaaatattaaataaataaaattatcttttcattgaaaaattaaaatattcCATCCATTTTGATCTTGTTGAAAATAAATTTTGAACTAAATTTTTTTCTGTTAGTGGAAAAATAACTTatgaaattttgaagaaaaataaaaacatatttataaAATAAGTTACGCTTCTTGAAATCAGATTTGAAGATGCCAAATATTTGTTTACAACTTTATATGTTTTGAACCACTTTAATGAAAATCATAGTAAGTTACAAGACAAGTTAATTCCCATCCATACAATATAAGCTACAATGAAACTTGTTCATAATTTAGAATTGTTCCAGTGAGAATTGGTGCATAAATTCATCTTAATTGAGTTTGTGCATAAGTTCTTGTGAAGCCTATGCTAATTTCAAATTAGTAATTGGGACTACTATGTTAGAAAATAATTcaatttttgttaatattttatgcATGTTTGTACCATCTTTTAAAGCTTGAATTTGAGAAATAGTAGGAACAATGTTAAGGGCTGATGTTTTTTTTATTACACTTGTGAATTATattgtcttaaaaaaaaaatttacctaTTAAAATGTCTACAATAAAGCCATTCTATGAGAGCAGtctattttctaaagtattttctAAAAAAAGTTCACATACATTGTCTATGCTTTTACATTTTACATACATGCATActaagaaattttgaaaaaaatcacCCTTCTATTATCTTTTAATGTATATTAATGATCTATTCTTTTTAATTCATATGTACTAGTCACATttatttgaaaatttttaattcttttgaaaCAAATCTAATTTGTGTATTACCTATAATAATTTCATTCCATTAGAATTTTTCTTGAGAAATCAATAAGGTTGTATAAATTTTTAAACATAAAGATACAAAATGACATGTATGTCTTGTGCATGCTTATACAAATTGCATGTGTCTACTAGAATAGTCACAATGCAACTTTATATTTTGATAGATGTCCATATTGTGTTGTAAAGATGTATTATTTGCCCACACTAAAAATACAATagtgaatttgaaaaaaaaattataacataaTGACATGTGACTACCAAGATCTATACTTTGTATAAatgttaattattttaatttaaaaagcaTGAAAGGAATGCAATTTTATTGTAACATTGCATGAGAGGACATTTTACCTTTTTGAAAGTCattttcaatcatattaatctatAATGATTAAAGATAGCCAATTTTCTAAGAGGGTTGTAtataataaacataattaaatttgGTGATGCACATTATTCAATgcaaataaaagagaaataataaGATAGAAATGAAACTATCATATAAAATCATATGAAAATTTTGCATTCCCTACAGTACTCAcaaaattatagaaaaaaaaattctacTTACACAACTCTATCATGAATTCTCTTACCCACCCCTTTATCCACATTATCAAAAGAAATACGATAATTTTACATCTTATTTTAAAATACTTTATCTCTAACAAAAGTTGTAATTTAATCGCAAAATAAAGCTAAAGTTAAATGACAAACAATAATAGCTTACCCTTTTAAGAATAAAAGCCTAGCTTACCCACAAAAATGTTACAACTAAAAAGTAAAGTATTATTATTCAACATCTTTTGCTAGCTCATTTTAtgtcaatttttaaatttattaccCCCAATTAAAAACCTATTTTACCAAAAATGtcaataaattcaaaatattagaTATAGGAATAAAATTGTGTTACTGTTCCACATTACTTAACAATACTTATCACACTATTTTCTCATTATTAACAAAAATAAccaaacaaaaatgacaaaaaaaacctACATaagtatgaaaggatatatataatttaacatttattattattattattattatttatttatcttggTAAACGTGACTCTTGTCTCCACAGCATATCTTCTTTCTTTCGTTATCAGAGGCTCTATTTTAATCCATAAATGGCTTCTGAGTTCAAATGTATATAGTTTTTAAAAGTTAGTTGTCACAAATAATTTCATTGCTTGGTAAGACACGATTTGGACATCCAATATTTCTTTATTTTGGTCATGTGAGTGTAGGTCATGATATTGCACATATTTACATGGGCATTGGGATTCGTACCCTCTTTCTTAActctaaatttaataaaataatattgaaataaataataaaagttattaaaaacaattaaatataaattttatgtaGCTACTATTTATGTTTGTATTTTTAAACCAATTACTTTGAGATATCCCTGTCCCGTCTGTCTGGAAATTTCGTTTCTTTTCCGCGACCAGAGGATTCCGATTTTGGAGGTGGCCATCATGTTTAACAATACGTCCAAGCCAGGCTTAAATATTCCACGTCTACAAAACGGTATTTAAAGGAGAAAACTTTGCATCTGAAGTCATAAGACACTTCACAATTGCTCCTGTGTTATTGCAGCTAAATACATAATGCCTTTACCCATTGAAGAAGCCGCATCTGAAGTTGATCTCCCCGTAATCGACATCTCCGAATTTCCAGAAGACTTGGATTGTAAAGATCTGACCCAGCTTCGATATCATCCCCTCCTCGCCAAACTCAGAAAGGCCTGCAAAGAATGGGGATTTTTCCAACTTGTCAACCATGGAATTCCAGAAGATCTTCTGGAAAGGGCAGAGAATGTTTGCAATGATTTATTAGCCTTGCCCACGGTGGTCAAAGACAGAGCCTTAACTGCTAATCCATTCGACACATATTACCGAACTGGAAATTTTGAGGCCTTTCGCCTTCCAGACTCGACTAATCCAAGTTCCGTTGAACAAATGTGTAGAAAGATATGCCCAGAAGGGAACCCAATTTTTTGGTATGttattcatcttcccttttccttttgagcTAATTTATTTTACTCTGTCTAATATTATTGTCTTGCAGCGAAACGATGGCAACATACTCTTTGTCTATATCAAATCTtgaaacaaaaatcacaaaaataattcTTGCCAGCCTGGGGTTGGATGCTAACGCTTTCTACCGCTCCCACTTTGAAAAATGCCCATCAATATTGCGTATAAACGGCTATTCATCAGAGAAATTATCCATTGGAGAGGACGTGCTCAGTTCCCATACAGATGGCGGGTGCCTTGGAATCCTTAAACAAGATGATGTGGGAGGGCTTCAGATTCGATCTCAGGAGGGCGAGTGGTTCAACGTCAAACCTCTCCCTTACTCTTTTGTGGTCAATGTGGGGGACTCCCTTAAGGCATGATATTTTCTCTCCGCCTGCAattataattaattcttttattattaCGGTCTGATAAGAGTTAGAGATGAAAGATGAATATTATTGCAGGCGTGGAGTAACGGCAGATGCCGCAGCGCAGAGCATCGTGTTGTTTACAAAGGTTGGAGAGATCGTATGTCAATTGCCTTCTTCACTGTCTTCCCAGAGGAGATGGAAATATGGGCGCCCGTGGAGCTTGTGGACGACGACAATCCAAGGCGTTACAAGCCTTTCGTATTCTCGCATTTCAAGCAAGAAAGCCTGACTTATAAAGAAAAAACTACGGCTCTTGAACAATTCGCGGGTATATAAAGACTTGTTACATTCTGATGCACATTGATTGCTTTGAGTGTCATCTGATTCACTATTTAATGCTGTTAATCCCAACAAAATTAAATAGCAAGTCTATTTAAATAATAGAATTTTTGAGTTTTTATGTAACAAAGAAACTAAAATTGCATATGTGAATAAATCATGTGAACTATTAAGTTATGGTTTGATATATAAGTAAAGGTGTAAGGCAACCTGATTCCTGAGTTTGGGCTAGTttattcaaattaaatatttacTCTTAATATTAAACATTTTCTTAAATCCTACTTTGAGATTTTTAATTGTAAAAAATTGGACAATGATATTTGGTGACACATCTTAATTCAAAAGAGGAATGACTGTTTTGATTAAAttcattttagaaaaaaataatctTTAAATTGATTacgtttgttttttatttattcttttaaaaaataaattaaattatttcataaCGAGGATAAAATTTGTAGTGTagcaatttttttatatttgtgtGAAAAAAGCATTTAGAATATTATTTAaagttttcaattttatttataaaacaaattctatcaatttttttataattttatcaattaatCTTATAGTTTattaaaaatgattttaaattttattttttttatcatcttTATTGAAATTTTATTGAAGTTCATCTTGAGCTCCTCTCTTAATGGTGACAATAGAGTTAATTCTCCTACCGATCTTGCGAATCAACTCAAATAGATGTTGCTACCAAGTTATTGGTTTAAGATTAATTTCATTTGAACATCTATGGAAAACATTAGGCCATTAAGGGTATGatgtttatttaaatatttatgaagACTATAAAGAGCTACTTTGGGATTCTTTTTGAAGGAACAAACTACAAAATTGAACTATAGGCATTGATGCTTGGTTTACAAACTTGTGCCTCATATGGTATCAGAAGTGCAAATTGAATAAGGAATCATGATAATATTTAATACTCTCAAAAGAAGACTTTAAACAAATTggaaattaattaatatatttacgTAGATATGGTCTATTAGATACATTAGTAGATTTCATTATCACACATGTATATATTGAAGTTAATATGGTAGTTGATTTCATTGCAAATTATGTGATGGACATGCTATAAAATGAAATCACTAGTGATGTCCATTACTCATGGAAGACATTTgaatacatgataaaaaaattCACATATGTTTAAATAGGGATATTAGGAGCCCATGTTCTATGGTAATTGCATTATACATTTTTAAATGTTTCACTTTCATTTCTAGAAATACTAATATTAGATGgatggatgccaagcataaaatatGGGCCATCTTCAATCCTTTGAGTACAAATATATTACCAATTAGAGATGATGGTCAAAATTATTGAATAATACATTTAATATCATTTTAACCATCTTGGATTAGGCTTTTAACTTAGTAATGGATTCCAATACTATATTTCTCACCAAGAAAAGATATGTAGAATTTATTGGAGGCACTTATGAAGTAATTCTTAAATAGGAATTTAAAATAAACTCAATTATAATCATAGACTCATTTATATTAGTTTTTTGATAATCATTTATGGTGACAAATAATAACTATGTTTAAAACATATAAACCATATTTAATAACACTCTGACATATTTTCTATGTAGAGTCACGTCTCATGCAAAAGATACATCTCTCAACACATGTTATCTATTTAAATGTCTTTGgatctaaatattttaataatattgaaAATATGGGTTGGGGGCTTCGCTTGATCAGTGAGAGATTCTTGTGGTAGGCACGAGGTCCAGTTTGCCCGTAGCCCATGCAATATTGGAGGGCATGTCAAACCAATGTAATTGGTCATGTTAAATATTTTACCCACCACATTAGAATTCATAGAGGGCTACCCAATTTTTACAATCTAAAAAAATAATAGtgaaaatttattaaatatctctaATTTTAGAACTTGGTGTTTTATTAAGAAAAATATCTTTCTCTCTTAATTTTTTCTTACCATCTCATTTGCACTGATAGTTTCTCGGTCACTATTTGTGGTACTCCTATGTTTTATCTAGTTGTTGATCTATCATTTACTAATGGGGATCCAATATTGGGTTCTCTTCTatgtggtattttattttgtgtctcTTGATTGGGCACCAATTGTTTCCGCACTCTTTGTTTCTTTTGGTGAGATGTCTACAACACTTTTTATATCTAGACAATAAGTAAATTTTTTTAACAtggttaataaatataattattaataaaacTTGTGCATAGCCTTTGGTAATAGTTGTTTGAGTTTATTTCTTTAATGTGCTAGATCAAATTACATGATTTGTAATTAGGAAGAAAATAAGGAAACAATTTTTATTACAATAATTATAAAAATCAATAATATTTACAAAAAACAAATATTTACAAATCCAGCTACAATTATTGATCTTCATAATAAACAAATATTCTATTCAACATAATTATATCTTTGTACCATTTAACTCTCTCATGAGTTTATGGTAAAGAAACAAAACTTAAACTTTGTCAATTATTGTGTTGTACCATGTCTTTTTAGTAAATAATTAATTAGCTGACAAGGGATGTTGTAGCTCACCAAACAATAATGAAGAAAAAAATTTAAGAGGGTATCAGTGTTGGAGTTATAAACAATAGGTATAACTTGAGAAACAATAATACTTCTTTACCACTTTCCTTTCgttgctagctcttccatctaattCTTGATTCATTTATTTgtcttacaagtatgtccaaaacTATAGATTGATTCCACAATTATGTGAAATGAAGTTAAGTGTGGAAAatgcttcca
This genomic stretch from Cryptomeria japonica chromosome 8, Sugi_1.0, whole genome shotgun sequence harbors:
- the LOC131057233 gene encoding 2-oxoglutarate-dependent dioxygenase DAO-like is translated as MPLPIEEAASEVDLPVIDISEFPEDLDCKDLTQLRYHPLLAKLRKACKEWGFFQLVNHGIPEDLLERAENVCNDLLALPTVVKDRALTANPFDTYYRTGNFEAFRLPDSTNPSSVEQMCRKICPEGNPIFCETMATYSLSISNLETKITKIILASLGLDANAFYRSHFEKCPSILRINGYSSEKLSIGEDVLSSHTDGGCLGILKQDDVGGLQIRSQEGEWFNVKPLPYSFVVNVGDSLKAWSNGRCRSAEHRVVYKGWRDRMSIAFFTVFPEEMEIWAPVELVDDDNPRRYKPFVFSHFKQESLTYKEKTTALEQFAGI